In Nicotiana tabacum cultivar K326 chromosome 2, ASM71507v2, whole genome shotgun sequence, the following proteins share a genomic window:
- the LOC142166447 gene encoding uncharacterized protein LOC142166447 has translation MEAATSNINGKIWLFLDAMVQWDVVIDTDQQLTIMVYHQDIENHIMMTFVYAKCSSLERLELWDNLYYLDRDMELPWVVGGDFNMILNEEEKIGGLPVYPPEYEDFVFCVNSCGLFDMGYKGSPFIWWNGRPNSECIFKRLDRSFVNMPFQTLFPSTEVEHYIRTGFDHAPLLMSSGKQSTQIAKTFKFLNFWIKHASFMEVVRHNWLADFTGDPFLMFKQKLKRVKIALSKWSKLTYGDIFKQLALREDAVRVKEMIFEEEPTVENRIVLQKAQFELKRYLSIEEQQKLQLKRIQNQDGAWIKSQDQLADAAVEFYQK, from the exons ATGGAAGCAGCAACATCTAATATCAATGGCAAGATATGGCTATTTCTTGATGCTATGGTCCAGTGGGATGTTGTGATTGACACTGACCAGCAACTTACTATCATGGTTTATCATCAAGATATTGAGAATCACATCATGATGACCTTTGTATATGCAAAGTGTTCATCCCTGGAAAGACTAGAATTGTGGGATAATCTATACTACCTTGATAGAGACATGGAATTACCTTGGGTGGTTGGAGGGGACTTTAATATGATTCTTAATGAAGAAGAGAAGATTGGTGGACTTCCAGTTTACCCTCCAGAATATGAAGATTTTGTCTTTTGTGTAAACTCATGTGGGCTGTTTGACATGGGGTACAAAGGAAGTCCATTCATATGGTGGAATGGGAGACCAAACTCAGAATGCATTTTCAAAAGGTTGGACAGAAGTTTTGTTAATATGCCATTCCAGACTTTATTCCCTAGTACAGAAGTGGAGCACTACATCAGAACAGGTTTTGACCATGCACCACTACTGATGAGTAGTGGTAAGCAGTCCACTCAAAttgccaaaactttcaaatttctgaATTTCTGGATAAAACATGCCTCTTTTATGGAGGTAGTTAGACATAATTGGTTGGCTGATTTCACAGGTGACCCTTTCTTAATGTTCAAACAGAAACTAAAAAGAGTTAAGATTGCTCTTTCAAAATGGAGCAAGCTCACTTATGGGGATATCTTTAAACAACTAGCTTTAAGAGAAGATGCGGTCAGAGTAAAGGAAATGATATTTGAAGAAGAACCAACCGTAGAGAATAGAATTGTACTTCAGAAAGCACAATTTGAGTTAAAGAGATATCTGAGCATAGAGGAGCA GCAAAAGCTCCAACTGAAGAGAATCCAGAATCAAGATGGTGCTTGGATTAAGTCACAAGATCAGCTGGCTGATGCAGCAGTAGAATTTTACCAGAAATAA